A single region of the Sciurus carolinensis chromosome 16, mSciCar1.2, whole genome shotgun sequence genome encodes:
- the LOC124966643 gene encoding izumo sperm-egg fusion protein 1-like isoform X2 has translation MFSLLSALASMGPYFAPPLAALTCCLLPAGCCVICDSEVLAALKSLKTDFLPNFLNPEEVKHMYDTIVRTVKGFSDLPYNKKSYVGAIDEKTYRIVTKSFLKSLKNITDSRIKGKQSLEKLNEMFRNEKVTFAFHAAQFQRLGLMLQKLIWCDYCNFQIHKCSKPVDCGGRNLEIHELEELNLNCHLDWHDNAYGLADYTFYRVWENNSETELHKGKDPVLNKPSVSLRDAGNYRCVLRNTLFGTPSSIIRFHVTVFPRDLEEWKPSGDFAQNQPNKEEEEEETPSPTEAEPIDTTTQPLEIQNMLQGRINGLLICFSIILIAALIFWLLTRKKKKTKSRSSRASISSKGSRTSKRTSSKGKK, from the exons ATGTTTTCTCTACTGAGTGCTCTGGCCTCAATGGGGCCATATTTTGCCCCCCCATTGGCTGCACTGACCTGCTGCCTGCTTCCTGCGGGCTGCTGTGTCATATGTGACTCTGAAGTCCTGGCGGCTCTAAAGTCCTTGAAGACGGATTTCCTGCCTAACTTCCTGAATCCTGAAGAAGTGAAACACATGTATGATACGATAGTGCGGACCGTGAAGGGATTCTCGGATCTACCATATAATAAGAAATCCTATGTGGGGGCCATTG ATGAGAAAACATATCGCATCGTGACCAAGAGTTTCCTGAAGAGTCTGAAAAACATCACAGACAGTAGAATAAAAG GGAAGCAGAGTCTTGAGAAGCTGAATGAGATGTTTCGCAATGAAAAGGTCACCTTTGCCTTCCACGCTGCTCAGTTTCAAAGACTGG GCCTCATGTTGCAGAAGTTGATATGGTGCGATTACTGCAATTTTCAGATTCACAAGTGTTCGAAGCCCGTCGACTGTGGGG GTCGCAATTTGGAgattcatgaattggaagaattaaaCTTGAACTGTCATCTCGATTGGCATGATAATGCTTATGGTCTCGCGGACTACACCTTTTATAGG GTTTGGGAGAACAATTCTGAAACCGAGCTGCACAAGGGGAAGGATCCAGTACTGAACAAGCCCTCTGTGTCTCTGAGGGATGCTGGCAACTACCGCTGTGTTCTGAGAAACACCCTCTTTGGCACTCCTTCCTCCATCATTCGTTTTCATGTCACAG TGTTTCCCCGTGACCTTGAGGAGTGGAAGCCATCGGGTGATTTCGCCCAGAATCAACCgaataaggaggaggaggaggaagaaacccCGAGTCCAACAGAAGCGGAGCCCATCGACACGACCACCCAGCCTTTGGAGATCCAAAATATGCTACAAGGGCGCATCAATGGTCTGCTGATCTGCTTCTCTATAATCCTGATAGCAGCTCTTATTTTCTG GCTACTCACccggaaaaagaagaaaactaaatcGAGGTCCTCGCGGGCCAGCATCAGCAGTAAAGGTTCTAGGACATCAAAGAGAACGTCttcaaaagggaagaaataa
- the LOC124966163 gene encoding uncharacterized protein LOC124966163, whose translation MAMLSSEKEESRNAAVGCSVYLWACRSIDLLEAAAHVGCSGPELEVKSLTSDTGSRCPRPAPRGTEAAGSGSPAKCRSQLFLGSRDLDNHIGWRRRTRDSGDHAAVSSPGAAQARATAWTPSCCSIRWADQPRRAWAAARGGRSTCACWATPNVYCYGRRAPCYELRGPEGAHRLQQEAFGAADSDGTGAPSWRPQKNRSRAASGGAALASPSPGSGSGAPAGSGGKERSENLSLRHSVSELSLQGRRRRQQERRQQALSMAPGVANSTCRPRGFRSVDSVPHPGPQQSPLLPTAPGLSGCPGERRLLNPCSPMSHLSLESDKPTAVRIPLLEVASSPLIGKNTARFQKRR comes from the exons ATGGCCATGCTATCTAGTGAAAAAGAAGAGAGCAGAAATGCTGCTGTGGGATGCTCTGTCTACCTGTGGGCCTGTAGATCAATAGACCTCCTGGAAGCAGCTGCCCACGTGGGCTGCTCTGGCCCAGAACTGGAGGTCAA GTCTTTGACTTCCGACACTGGCAGCCGttgcccccgccccgccccacgtGGAACTGAGGCGGCGGGGTCGGGGAGCCCAGCCAAGTGCAGGTCCCAGCTCTTCCTGGGCTCAAGAGACCTGGACAATCATATCGGGTGGCGCAGGAGGACCCGGGACTCCGGGGACCACGCAGCA GTCAGCAGCCCAGGAGCCGCCCAGGCGAGGGCAACGGCCTGGACTCCTTCCTGCTGTTCGATTCGCTGGGCGGACCAGCCACGGCGGGCGTGGGCAGCGGCGCGAGGCGGGCGGAGTACCTGCGCCTGTTGGGCGACTCCGAACGTCTACTGCTACGGTAGGAGGGCGCCGTGCTACGAGTTGCGCGGCCCCGAGGGAGCGCACCGCCTGCAGCAGGAGGCCTTCGGAGCCGCCGACAGCGATG GCACGGGCGCCCCCTCGTGGCGGCCACAGAAGAATCGTTCCCGGGCAGCCTCTGGTGGGGCTGCGCTGGCCAGTCCTAGTCCAGGGTCGGGATCAGGGGCCCCCGCTGGATCCGGGGGCAAAGAGCGCTCGGAGAATTTGTCCTTGCGGCACAGCGTGTCAGAACTGAGCCTGCAGGGTCGGAGGAGGCGGCAGCAGGAACGCAGGCAGCAGGCACTTAGCATGGCCCCAGGGGTAGCAAATAGTACCTGCAGACCCCGGGGATTTCGATCAGTTGACTCAGTGCCTCATCCAGGCCCCCAGCAATCGCCCCTACTTCCTACTGCTCCAGGGCTATCAGGATGCCCAGGTGAGCGTCGCCTCCTCAACCCATGTAGTCCTATGTCCCACCTGTCATTGGAGAGCGATAAACCTACAGCTGTCAGAATTCCTCTGCTTGAGGTCGCCTCAAGTCCTCTGATAGGCAAGAACACAGCAAGGTTCCAGAAGAGGAGATAG
- the LOC124966643 gene encoding izumo sperm-egg fusion protein 1-like isoform X1, which produces MFSLLSALASMGPYFAPPLAALTCCLLPAGCCVICDSEVLAALKSLKTDFLPNFLNPEEVKHMYDTIVRTVKGFSDLPYNKKSYVGAIDEKTYRIVTKSFLKSLKNITDSRIKGKQSLEKLNEMFRNEKVTFAFHAAQFQRLVHCHNKCGLMLQKLIWCDYCNFQIHKCSKPVDCGGRNLEIHELEELNLNCHLDWHDNAYGLADYTFYRVWENNSETELHKGKDPVLNKPSVSLRDAGNYRCVLRNTLFGTPSSIIRFHVTVFPRDLEEWKPSGDFAQNQPNKEEEEEETPSPTEAEPIDTTTQPLEIQNMLQGRINGLLICFSIILIAALIFWLLTRKKKKTKSRSSRASISSKGSRTSKRTSSKGKK; this is translated from the exons ATGTTTTCTCTACTGAGTGCTCTGGCCTCAATGGGGCCATATTTTGCCCCCCCATTGGCTGCACTGACCTGCTGCCTGCTTCCTGCGGGCTGCTGTGTCATATGTGACTCTGAAGTCCTGGCGGCTCTAAAGTCCTTGAAGACGGATTTCCTGCCTAACTTCCTGAATCCTGAAGAAGTGAAACACATGTATGATACGATAGTGCGGACCGTGAAGGGATTCTCGGATCTACCATATAATAAGAAATCCTATGTGGGGGCCATTG ATGAGAAAACATATCGCATCGTGACCAAGAGTTTCCTGAAGAGTCTGAAAAACATCACAGACAGTAGAATAAAAG GGAAGCAGAGTCTTGAGAAGCTGAATGAGATGTTTCGCAATGAAAAGGTCACCTTTGCCTTCCACGCTGCTCAGTTTCAAAGACTGG TTCATTGTCACAACAAATGTG GCCTCATGTTGCAGAAGTTGATATGGTGCGATTACTGCAATTTTCAGATTCACAAGTGTTCGAAGCCCGTCGACTGTGGGG GTCGCAATTTGGAgattcatgaattggaagaattaaaCTTGAACTGTCATCTCGATTGGCATGATAATGCTTATGGTCTCGCGGACTACACCTTTTATAGG GTTTGGGAGAACAATTCTGAAACCGAGCTGCACAAGGGGAAGGATCCAGTACTGAACAAGCCCTCTGTGTCTCTGAGGGATGCTGGCAACTACCGCTGTGTTCTGAGAAACACCCTCTTTGGCACTCCTTCCTCCATCATTCGTTTTCATGTCACAG TGTTTCCCCGTGACCTTGAGGAGTGGAAGCCATCGGGTGATTTCGCCCAGAATCAACCgaataaggaggaggaggaggaagaaacccCGAGTCCAACAGAAGCGGAGCCCATCGACACGACCACCCAGCCTTTGGAGATCCAAAATATGCTACAAGGGCGCATCAATGGTCTGCTGATCTGCTTCTCTATAATCCTGATAGCAGCTCTTATTTTCTG GCTACTCACccggaaaaagaagaaaactaaatcGAGGTCCTCGCGGGCCAGCATCAGCAGTAAAGGTTCTAGGACATCAAAGAGAACGTCttcaaaagggaagaaataa
- the LOC124966642 gene encoding izumo sperm-egg fusion protein 1-like yields MGWCFALPLAALACFLLPAGCCVTCVPSVMAAVKSLEKDYLPGHLEAKQHEKVMDMVHNTLKDFQDQPFIQGSYVGIIDKSSLEEVAQNLLKELKRITDSSVKGEEFVTELNSTLIKEKEDFAQHAGHFQKEAYCPNKCGVMFQSLIWCQHCDKKVHTCRKPINCGEHHVETHESEDMILDCLLDWHRISEGLTDYKFYRVWANHSETLLYKGKEPVLTKQGVTEADEGKYRCELDTVMSGPSTIISYHVTVLPPNIHEAKHAEHLEREHEETSFDVHSESPTSESAVSARLEPITSLQPSQAQSMLQGRLFGLLICFFILLVAALLLRLIYWRKSKEKSQSSQLSSRKTSSKQLSSRRTSKKPSFQNTSSKTSKTMTSK; encoded by the exons ATGGGGTGGTGTTTTGCCCTCCCATTGGCTGCACTggcctgcttcctgcttcctgcagGTTGCTGTGTCACATGTGTGCCGTCGGTGATGGCAGCCGTAAAGTCCTTGGAGAAGGATTATTTGCCTGGACACCTGGAAGCCAAACAACACGAAAAAGTGATGGATATGGTACACAATACTTTGAAAGATTTCCAGGACCAGCCGTTTATCCAGGGTTCCTATGTAGGAATCATAG ATAAGAGCTCATTAGAAGAGGTGGCTCAGAATTTGCTGAAGGAGCTGAAACGCATCACAGACAGCAGTGTAAAAG GGGAGGAATTTGTGACAGAGCTCAACAGCACATTGATCAAGGAGAAGGAAGATTTTGCCCAGCACGCTGGTCATTTCCAGAAGGAGG CTTATTGTCCCAACAAATGTG GTGTCATGTTTCAGAGTCTGATATGGTGCCAGCACTGTGACAAGAAGGTTCATACTTGTCGGAAGCCCATAAACTGCGGGG AGCACCATGTGGAGACCCACGAATCGGAAGACATGATCTTGGACTGTCTGCTCGATTGGCACCGTATTTCTGAAGGCCTCACGGATTACAAATTTTACAGG GTTTGGGCGAACCATTCTGAGACCTTGCTGTACAAGGGGAAGGAACCCGTCCTGACCAAGCAAGGGGTGACTGAAGCGGATGAAGGCAAATATCGCTGTGAGCTGGACACGGTGATGTCAGGCCCATCCACCATCATTTCATATCATGTCACAG TGCTGCCTCCTAACATCCATGAAGCAAAACATGCAGAACACCTTGAAAGGGAGCATGAAGAGACCTCATTTGATGTGCACTCAGAAAGCCCCACCTCAGAGAGTGCAGTGTCAGCGCGCCTGGAGCCCATCACGTCCCTTCAGCCTTCCCAGGCCCAGAGTATGCTGCAAGGCCGCCTCTTTGGGCTGCTGATCTGCTTCTTTATACTGCTGGTAGCAGCCCTTCTTCTCAG GCTAATTTATTGGAGAAAATCGAAAGAGAAATCACAATCCTCACAGCTCAGCTCTAGAAAGACATCTTCTAAACAGCTCAGCAGTCGGCGTACATCGAAAAAGCCCAGTTTTCAAAATACATCTTCTAAGACATCCAAGACAATGAcctcaaagtga